In one Corallococcus sp. EGB genomic region, the following are encoded:
- a CDS encoding SDR family NAD(P)-dependent oxidoreductase: MALLHSVKHWPEDHPARLAIEAAAIQVQRGTKKKQRRQRAETRKRADRATLEALHTAQTETLGVRTVTSASPASGLLRAGRCYVCKEPYTRLHARYPLLCPSCAHLNEEKREQRTDLSGRSALITGGRTKVGFQLALKLLRDGARVCVTSRFPRDAARRFAAEADFEAWSHRLAVFGLDLRYLPGVKAFTEHLLATEPFLDILVNNAAQTVRPTPEQLESLHAQEQAARLPPHAIALLGDTSFPAPRSGLEQLSSGSAELAPLASFLAERTDGSLEDGEGDNSWVLRLHEVPVVELLEAQLINAVSPFLLNARLKPLLLRSPHADRYIVNVSAVEGQFARANKTVFHPHTNMAKAALNMMTRTSAEDYARDGIYMNSVDTGWLTNENPREKRLRMSQLGFVTPLDVVDGAARVYDPIVQGTQGRPVHGLFLKDYRSAPW; the protein is encoded by the coding sequence GTGGCGCTGCTGCACTCCGTGAAGCACTGGCCGGAGGACCACCCGGCCCGCCTGGCCATCGAAGCCGCCGCCATCCAGGTCCAGCGCGGGACCAAGAAGAAGCAGCGCCGACAGCGGGCGGAGACGCGCAAGCGCGCCGACCGCGCCACGCTCGAAGCCCTCCACACCGCCCAGACGGAGACGCTTGGAGTTCGGACCGTGACCTCTGCTTCGCCTGCGTCCGGACTGCTACGCGCGGGGCGTTGCTATGTCTGCAAGGAGCCCTACACCCGGCTCCACGCGCGCTATCCGCTCCTGTGCCCGTCCTGCGCCCACCTCAACGAGGAGAAGCGCGAGCAGCGGACGGACCTGTCTGGCCGTTCGGCGCTCATCACCGGAGGGAGGACCAAGGTGGGCTTCCAGCTCGCCCTGAAGCTGCTGCGGGACGGCGCGCGGGTGTGCGTCACCTCCCGCTTCCCCCGGGATGCCGCGCGGCGCTTCGCCGCGGAAGCAGACTTCGAGGCCTGGTCCCATCGGCTCGCGGTGTTCGGCCTGGACCTGCGCTACCTGCCCGGCGTGAAGGCGTTCACGGAACACCTGCTCGCCACCGAGCCGTTCCTGGACATCCTCGTCAACAACGCCGCGCAGACCGTGCGGCCGACGCCAGAGCAACTGGAGTCCCTGCACGCCCAGGAACAGGCCGCGCGGCTCCCGCCTCATGCCATCGCATTGCTGGGGGACACGTCGTTCCCTGCGCCGCGCAGCGGGCTGGAGCAACTTTCATCCGGAAGCGCGGAGCTGGCGCCGCTGGCCTCCTTCCTCGCGGAGCGCACGGATGGAAGCCTGGAGGATGGCGAGGGCGACAACAGCTGGGTGCTCCGGCTACATGAAGTTCCAGTGGTGGAGTTGCTGGAGGCGCAGCTGATCAACGCGGTCTCCCCCTTCCTCCTCAACGCGCGACTGAAGCCGCTCCTGCTCCGCTCGCCGCACGCGGACCGGTACATCGTCAACGTCTCCGCCGTGGAGGGGCAGTTCGCACGGGCGAACAAGACGGTCTTCCACCCACACACCAACATGGCGAAGGCGGCGCTCAACATGATGACCCGCACGTCCGCGGAGGACTACGCGCGGGACGGCATCTACATGAACAGCGTGGACACCGGCTGGCTCACGAACGAGAACCCGCGCGAGAAGCGGCTGCGGATGTCCCAACTGGGTTTCGTCACGCCCCTGGACGTCGTGGACGGCGCGGCCCGCGTCTACGACCCCATCGTCCAGGGCACGCAAGGCCGACCGGTGCACGGCCTCTTCCTCAAGGACTACCGAAGCGCCCCGTGGTAG
- a CDS encoding VOC family protein, whose translation MTNRVNKAVLCLWYERNAEEAAAFYARTFPDSSVGAKHHAPGDYPDGKKGDVLTVEFTVLGFPCIGLNGGPAFKHSEAFSFQVSTKDQEETDRYWNAIVGNGGQESQCGWCKDKWGLSWQITPAALTDGMSDPDPAARKRVFDAMMKMKKIDIAAINAARKG comes from the coding sequence ATGACGAACCGCGTGAACAAGGCCGTCCTCTGCCTCTGGTACGAACGCAACGCCGAAGAAGCGGCGGCCTTCTACGCCCGCACCTTCCCTGACAGCTCCGTCGGTGCCAAACATCACGCACCAGGGGACTACCCGGACGGCAAGAAGGGCGACGTCCTCACGGTGGAGTTCACCGTGCTGGGCTTTCCGTGCATCGGACTCAATGGCGGCCCCGCCTTCAAGCACAGCGAAGCCTTCTCGTTCCAGGTCAGCACGAAGGACCAGGAAGAGACGGACCGCTATTGGAATGCCATTGTCGGCAACGGCGGTCAGGAAAGTCAGTGCGGGTGGTGCAAGGACAAATGGGGGCTCTCGTGGCAGATCACGCCCGCCGCCCTGACGGATGGAATGAGCGATCCGGATCCGGCCGCACGTAAGCGGGTGTTCGACGCGATGATGAAGATGAAGAAGATCGACATCGCGGCGATCAACGCGGCCCGCAAGGGGTGA
- a CDS encoding VOC family protein → MSTGSFIWYELMTHDPDAAAKFYGAVVGWKLSAPSAPMPNGVDYRILTRGDGGSAGGVLRLSQDMLQHGAQPCWLGYLHVADVDAAIQAMVADGARVLMPGMGLPVGRIAMVADPMGTPFYVMAPIPPPGKPGAKSDVFDVKASQRVRWNELASPDLARAKAFYAKHFHFQFNDVMPMGPMGDYCFIDHDGVRLGGIMQKPASSPGPTGTWQFYFGVSSVAEAQRAITANGGRILQGPHEVPGGDWIVVATDPAGAVFGVVGPKGE, encoded by the coding sequence ATGAGCACCGGTAGCTTCATCTGGTACGAGCTGATGACCCACGACCCCGACGCCGCCGCGAAGTTCTATGGCGCTGTCGTGGGGTGGAAACTCTCCGCTCCTTCCGCGCCCATGCCGAACGGAGTGGACTACCGGATCCTCACGCGCGGCGATGGCGGCTCCGCCGGCGGCGTCCTCCGCCTCTCCCAGGACATGCTTCAGCATGGCGCGCAGCCTTGCTGGCTTGGCTACCTGCATGTCGCGGATGTCGATGCGGCCATCCAGGCCATGGTGGCCGATGGTGCCAGGGTGCTGATGCCGGGCATGGGTCTCCCCGTCGGGAGGATCGCGATGGTCGCCGACCCGATGGGCACGCCCTTCTACGTGATGGCGCCGATTCCCCCGCCCGGCAAACCCGGGGCGAAGAGCGATGTCTTCGACGTGAAGGCGTCACAGCGCGTTCGCTGGAACGAACTGGCCAGCCCGGATCTCGCGCGAGCCAAGGCGTTCTACGCGAAGCACTTCCACTTCCAGTTCAATGACGTGATGCCCATGGGCCCGATGGGCGACTACTGCTTCATCGACCATGACGGCGTCCGGCTCGGCGGCATCATGCAGAAGCCCGCCTCAAGCCCTGGCCCCACCGGCACCTGGCAGTTCTACTTCGGCGTCTCCTCGGTCGCGGAAGCGCAGCGCGCCATCACCGCCAACGGCGGTAGGATACTGCAAGGGCCGCACGAGGTGCCCGGCGGCGACTGGATTGTCGTCGCGACGGACCCCGCGGGCGCCGTGTTTGGTGTCGTCGGTCCCAAGGGTGAATGA
- a CDS encoding LodA/GoxA family CTQ-dependent oxidase, with product MGISYRIHPAIGVARVGDSEDYYLGPERAGGLPQERTGGDVTRFRDVHGGIRRQAARFQIHTFDPANPSAPGKRVQPGVDGVVDIEWTVHVANKKAAWYEFQQQQGANGTYDASHALRNPRTKDAAGRKALIIDPGPRTVACRGNNQLPTRAEFSNDDPQGKDYPRSFPRTQLLPEGNDITTLGSVIADDQGYLYTVGGLGHSGTTAVWNLSNGLIDNLLEDDPTLTASQRKRLDELRPVADQLFPTQEALRAAMVAELAKDTSNSPADIQETADYMQAQAYMQPRLDTYANNNFWWDDTSDGPVTATVILQGGTRVEVTSPAWMVVAPPAYAPQLLNMVTLYETLRDTFVTQRDLEPELCKGGTFNDSYRPNFQADILPILQRPNDYRWTARINDQGVDAHAELPQPQASTHNFMKYVRDPESPNDFPGRMPKMAGDNPLTDQVPRQFLTLTRTQYFLLSQFSKGLFDNTPSTAMPTPGQLLDRGVLENCVGGPFCPGIEMTWIARDPNFFMEPFRFKHRTLNGSGLRWDTNPHDGQGLEPGDATKYMALPWQADFNECSNQVVQNTSLWWWPSQRPYEVRYLGPDQEWQQGYWTRPFDINFDKDEQMVVGWKGLGFILARKDARPQDQGPDSADDPAPLYIEVERLLKPDGQLP from the coding sequence ATGGGCATCAGCTATAGGATCCACCCGGCGATCGGGGTGGCCCGCGTCGGGGACAGCGAGGACTACTACCTGGGGCCGGAGAGGGCGGGAGGGCTCCCCCAGGAGCGGACCGGCGGGGACGTGACGCGCTTTCGCGACGTGCACGGCGGCATCCGACGGCAGGCCGCCCGGTTCCAGATCCACACCTTCGACCCCGCCAATCCCAGCGCGCCGGGCAAGCGCGTCCAGCCGGGCGTCGACGGGGTGGTGGACATCGAGTGGACCGTCCACGTCGCGAACAAGAAGGCGGCCTGGTACGAGTTCCAGCAGCAGCAGGGCGCGAACGGCACCTATGACGCCTCGCACGCGCTGCGCAATCCGCGGACGAAGGATGCGGCGGGACGCAAGGCGCTCATCATCGACCCGGGGCCTCGCACCGTGGCGTGCCGAGGCAACAACCAGCTGCCAACGCGCGCGGAGTTCTCCAACGACGACCCCCAGGGCAAGGACTATCCGCGGTCCTTTCCCCGGACGCAGCTGCTCCCCGAGGGCAATGACATCACCACGCTGGGGAGCGTCATCGCGGACGACCAGGGCTACCTCTACACGGTGGGAGGACTGGGGCACTCCGGCACCACGGCGGTGTGGAACCTCTCCAACGGCCTGATCGACAACCTCCTGGAGGACGACCCGACCCTCACCGCCTCCCAGCGCAAGCGCCTGGACGAGCTCAGGCCGGTGGCCGACCAGCTCTTCCCGACGCAGGAAGCGCTCCGCGCCGCCATGGTGGCGGAGCTGGCGAAGGACACGTCCAACAGCCCCGCCGACATCCAGGAGACCGCCGACTACATGCAGGCCCAGGCCTACATGCAGCCTCGGCTGGACACCTACGCCAACAACAACTTCTGGTGGGATGACACGTCGGACGGGCCCGTCACCGCGACGGTCATCCTGCAAGGGGGCACGCGGGTGGAGGTGACGTCCCCGGCGTGGATGGTGGTGGCCCCGCCGGCGTACGCGCCCCAGCTCCTCAACATGGTCACGCTGTACGAAACGCTGCGAGACACCTTCGTCACCCAGCGGGACCTGGAGCCGGAGCTGTGCAAGGGCGGAACGTTCAACGACAGCTATCGCCCGAACTTCCAGGCGGACATCCTGCCCATCCTCCAGCGCCCCAATGACTATCGCTGGACCGCGCGCATCAACGACCAGGGCGTGGACGCGCACGCCGAGCTTCCCCAGCCGCAAGCCAGCACCCACAACTTCATGAAGTACGTGCGCGACCCGGAGTCGCCCAATGACTTTCCCGGCCGCATGCCGAAGATGGCGGGGGACAATCCGCTCACCGACCAGGTCCCCCGGCAATTCCTCACCCTCACCCGGACGCAGTACTTCCTGCTGAGCCAGTTCAGCAAGGGCCTCTTCGACAACACCCCCAGCACGGCGATGCCCACCCCGGGGCAGCTGCTGGATCGCGGCGTGCTGGAGAACTGCGTGGGCGGCCCCTTCTGCCCGGGCATCGAGATGACGTGGATCGCCCGCGACCCGAACTTCTTCATGGAGCCGTTCCGCTTCAAGCACCGCACGCTGAATGGCAGCGGCCTGCGCTGGGACACCAATCCGCATGACGGCCAGGGCCTCGAGCCGGGGGACGCCACCAAGTACATGGCGCTGCCGTGGCAGGCGGACTTCAACGAGTGCTCCAACCAGGTGGTGCAGAACACGTCCCTGTGGTGGTGGCCATCACAGCGGCCCTACGAGGTGCGCTACCTGGGCCCGGATCAGGAATGGCAGCAGGGCTACTGGACGCGTCCCTTCGACATCAACTTCGACAAGGACGAGCAGATGGTCGTTGGCTGGAAGGGTCTGGGGTTCATCCTCGCCCGGAAGGACGCCCGGCCGCAGGATCAGGGGCCCGACAGCGCGGATGATCCCGCGCCGCTCTACATCGAGGTGGAGCGCCTGCTGAAGCCGGACGGTCAACTGCCGTGA
- a CDS encoding tryptophan 7-halogenase, with protein sequence MSEARCDVAVLGGGPAGAGVALALRARTRLSVTLVERTSHGAPRIGETLPPNARRALVALGVWDRFLRDGHLPSRGTASCWGSATVGHHDTLMAPFGSAWHLDRSRFDASLCAQVAERGGTVRTGTTLVECEDLSLEGFQLHLSHPVEGPTSLRARFVVDATGWRAGFATSQGARRVVVDRGFALYGDFRLREGAAFSTQALVEARPEGWWYSALLPSGRVVVALMGDGESLRGVRGAEAWLGLLARTTATRERLEACDFSGAPPRAVPASVACLDRVHAEHWLAVGDAACALDSLSSQGITQALGSALLAAEALDQHLRGRPGALEAYAARVRQAFAEHLRTRDHYYREERRWPDAPFWRNRRESLAARALAA encoded by the coding sequence GTGAGCGAGGCCCGCTGCGACGTCGCCGTCCTGGGGGGAGGGCCGGCCGGCGCGGGGGTGGCGCTGGCCCTGCGCGCCCGGACGCGGCTGTCCGTCACGTTGGTGGAGCGCACCTCCCACGGCGCGCCCCGGATTGGGGAGACGCTGCCTCCCAACGCACGCCGGGCCCTCGTGGCGTTGGGCGTCTGGGACCGCTTCCTGCGCGACGGGCACCTTCCATCGCGCGGCACGGCGTCCTGCTGGGGCTCCGCCACCGTGGGGCATCACGACACGCTCATGGCCCCCTTCGGGTCGGCCTGGCACCTGGACCGCTCCCGCTTCGACGCGAGCCTGTGCGCCCAGGTCGCGGAGCGCGGAGGCACCGTGCGCACGGGCACCACGCTGGTGGAGTGCGAGGACCTGAGCCTGGAGGGTTTCCAACTGCACCTGTCCCATCCGGTGGAAGGCCCCACCTCACTGCGCGCGCGCTTCGTGGTGGATGCCACCGGGTGGAGGGCCGGCTTCGCCACGTCCCAGGGCGCGCGGCGGGTGGTGGTGGACCGCGGCTTCGCGCTCTACGGCGACTTCCGCCTGCGCGAGGGCGCGGCCTTCAGCACGCAGGCGCTGGTGGAGGCCCGGCCGGAGGGGTGGTGGTACTCCGCGCTGCTTCCGTCGGGCCGTGTCGTCGTCGCACTGATGGGAGACGGAGAGTCCCTGCGCGGTGTGCGTGGCGCGGAAGCCTGGCTGGGATTGCTGGCCCGCACCACCGCGACCCGCGAGCGGCTGGAGGCCTGTGACTTCAGCGGAGCGCCGCCGCGCGCGGTGCCGGCCTCCGTGGCCTGCCTGGACCGGGTCCACGCGGAGCACTGGCTCGCGGTGGGGGACGCGGCGTGCGCGCTGGATTCGCTGTCGTCCCAGGGCATCACCCAGGCGCTCGGCTCCGCGCTGCTGGCGGCCGAGGCCCTGGATCAGCACCTGCGGGGCCGTCCGGGGGCGCTGGAGGCCTACGCGGCCCGGGTGCGTCAGGCCTTCGCGGAGCACCTGCGGACGCGGGACCACTACTACCGCGAGGAGCGGCGGTGGCCCGACGCCCCCTTCTGGCGCAACCGGCGCGAGTCCCTCGCCGCCCGCGCCCTGGCCGCGTGA
- the mtgA gene encoding monofunctional biosynthetic peptidoglycan transglycosylase, with product MASRPPPVRASTVRTQKTKQLSSGARRVVAKRSGPGWGRWALGGWLLLALWLGVEFARLPDVSLLRTQNPRTTALMAQRAEEALEAGKKPRVRQAWVSLGAVAPHAVDAVLSSEDARFYRHEGVDWTEVENAVEQSVREARLGRGASTLTQQLAKNLYLSTDRSLLRKGKELLLARELESNLSKQRILALYLNVVEWGDGVYGIEAAAREHFGVSARALSVAQGAMLAGMLPAPRRWLPAQRPEALRNRAGVIVGRLEREGRISAAQAREAQAELSRFFAVPPAPGFVAEASNGGPAGS from the coding sequence ATGGCCTCCCGTCCGCCCCCCGTGCGCGCCTCCACCGTCCGGACGCAGAAGACGAAGCAGCTCTCCTCTGGCGCCCGGCGCGTCGTGGCGAAGCGCTCCGGGCCGGGCTGGGGGCGCTGGGCGCTCGGCGGGTGGCTGCTGCTCGCCCTCTGGCTCGGCGTGGAGTTCGCGCGACTGCCCGACGTGAGCCTCCTGCGGACGCAGAACCCGCGCACCACCGCGCTCATGGCGCAGCGGGCCGAGGAGGCGTTGGAGGCGGGCAAGAAGCCTCGCGTGCGCCAGGCGTGGGTGTCGCTTGGCGCGGTGGCCCCGCACGCCGTGGACGCCGTGCTGAGCTCCGAGGACGCGCGCTTCTACCGGCACGAGGGCGTGGACTGGACCGAAGTGGAGAACGCCGTCGAGCAGTCGGTGCGCGAGGCACGCCTGGGGCGCGGCGCCTCCACCCTCACGCAGCAACTGGCGAAGAACCTCTACCTCTCCACGGACCGCAGTCTGCTGCGCAAGGGCAAGGAGTTGCTGCTCGCCCGAGAGTTGGAGTCGAACCTGTCCAAGCAGCGCATCCTCGCGCTGTACCTGAACGTCGTGGAGTGGGGCGACGGCGTCTATGGCATCGAGGCGGCGGCGCGCGAGCACTTCGGTGTCTCGGCGCGGGCGCTCAGCGTGGCGCAGGGCGCGATGCTCGCGGGCATGTTGCCTGCCCCGCGCCGCTGGCTGCCCGCCCAGCGTCCCGAGGCCCTGCGCAACCGCGCGGGCGTCATCGTCGGGAGGCTGGAGCGCGAGGGGCGCATCAGCGCGGCGCAGGCCCGTGAGGCGCAGGCCGAGCTCTCGCGCTTCTTCGCCGTGCCGCCCGCGCCGGGCTTCGTGGCGGAGGCCAGCAACGGGGGGCCCGCGGGGAGTTGA
- a CDS encoding sigma-54 dependent transcriptional regulator: MTRTRILLVDDEPGVRLGMKGYLTQHGFDVDEATSVAEAQEGFRAHRPDVAVIDYRLPDGTALELLPRLKELDAAVPLVVLTGHGSIELAVQAVKEGAEQFLTKPLELSVLKVVVERLVAQRRERQRLLADRSRSARTQVDPFLGSSTAIRALRDQAERVRDSDSPVLVTGETGSGKSVLARWLHEGGPRKEAPFVDLNCAALSKDLLDSELFGHEKGAFTSAVAAKQGLLEVADRGTLFLDEIGDMDVAVQPKLLKVLEEKRFRRLGDVKDRRVDVRLVAATHQDLQVAAREKRFRSDLYFRISTLILHVPPLRERPEDVPVLARHFLAEMGALRGRGQVELEPDAERALMAYGWPGNIRELRNVLERAVLLSGSARLSRSALRFESLLPAEEPLSEDLTLEELEHRHIERVLAREGGHVERAATKLGISRSSLYAKLKGWQHKGG, from the coding sequence ATGACCCGGACCCGCATCCTCCTCGTGGACGACGAACCTGGCGTCCGACTGGGCATGAAGGGCTACCTCACGCAGCACGGCTTCGACGTGGACGAGGCCACGAGCGTGGCGGAGGCCCAGGAAGGCTTTCGTGCGCACCGGCCGGACGTGGCCGTCATCGACTACCGCCTGCCGGACGGCACGGCGCTGGAGCTGTTACCCCGGCTCAAGGAACTGGACGCCGCGGTGCCCCTGGTGGTGCTGACCGGGCACGGCTCCATCGAGCTGGCGGTGCAGGCCGTGAAGGAAGGCGCCGAGCAGTTCCTGACCAAGCCCCTGGAGCTGTCGGTGCTCAAGGTCGTGGTCGAGCGGCTCGTGGCCCAGCGGCGCGAGCGGCAGCGGCTCCTGGCGGACCGCTCGCGCTCGGCGCGCACGCAGGTGGATCCCTTCCTGGGCTCCAGCACCGCCATCCGCGCGCTGAGGGATCAGGCGGAGCGGGTGCGCGACAGCGACAGCCCGGTGCTCGTCACCGGCGAGACGGGCAGCGGCAAGAGCGTGCTCGCGCGCTGGCTGCATGAAGGCGGTCCGCGCAAGGAGGCCCCGTTCGTGGACCTCAACTGCGCGGCGCTGTCCAAGGACCTCCTGGACTCGGAGCTGTTTGGCCATGAGAAGGGCGCGTTCACCAGCGCTGTGGCCGCGAAGCAGGGCCTGTTGGAGGTCGCGGACCGGGGCACGCTGTTCCTGGATGAGATCGGGGACATGGACGTGGCAGTCCAGCCCAAGCTGCTCAAGGTGTTGGAGGAGAAGCGCTTCCGGCGCCTGGGGGACGTGAAGGACCGGCGCGTGGACGTGCGGCTGGTGGCGGCGACGCACCAGGACCTGCAGGTGGCCGCGCGGGAGAAGCGCTTCCGCAGCGACCTGTACTTCCGCATCAGCACGCTCATCCTCCACGTGCCGCCCCTGCGCGAGCGCCCCGAGGACGTGCCGGTGCTCGCGCGCCACTTCCTGGCGGAGATGGGCGCGCTCCGGGGCCGCGGCCAGGTGGAGCTGGAGCCCGACGCGGAGCGAGCCCTGATGGCCTACGGCTGGCCGGGCAACATCCGCGAGCTGCGCAACGTGTTGGAGCGCGCCGTGCTGCTGTCCGGCTCGGCCCGCCTGTCCCGCAGCGCCCTGCGCTTCGAGTCGCTCCTGCCCGCGGAGGAGCCGCTGAGCGAGGACCTCACGCTGGAGGAGCTGGAGCACCGCCACATCGAGCGGGTGCTGGCGCGCGAGGGCGGCCACGTGGAGCGCGCGGCGACGAAGCTGGGCATCTCCCGCAGCTCGCTCTACGCGAAGCTCAAGGGCTGGCAGCACAAGGGGGGCTGA
- a CDS encoding ATP-binding protein codes for MGLVAAWSEGLSPGARIFLMTACAFVLSAVGAWVALRALTRREQELTRLRDQADDAQAMSDAVMGVTPVGIAFYDRDLRYVHVNAALAAMNGLPVEAHLGRHVSEVLPALGTELAPRLARALRSDAQQQDVGLQVETPAAPGETRFWFGSYSRVRGAGGAVLGVIAALSEVTERMRTEASLQEHEGRLDVLTRSLPDYLWGGKLRAGVLRDFYCTPVVERTTGYPASSFIGEGPERTPSPLWAEMIHPEDRTRYRECIESLALAPSTEVEIEHRIICADGRVRWVRSRAAASGLDDRGGVHLGCVVTDITDRRLAEDLRQRLNDSFRRSAMEWRRTFDAVTSPMLVLSADGFIHRMNDAARAFFEDQDPSGQPLAVTIGSPPWSSAASLVEELRVMRGSMSRQVQDAASGRTWELSASWVDEQASEDARIILVAVEITRLLELQAHVRRSETMAAMGAIVAGVAHEVRNPLFSISAVVDAIEATSGAQAELQPYLDVLRGEVRRLTHLTQELFEYGRPARGEWTDGAVGAVVADALSACALTSDKAAVKLERALPDTLPPVHMDARRLFHVFRNVVENAVQHSPQGATVHVTAEAVEEAGRPWVRCTVHDGGPGFKNEDLPHVFEPFFSKRRGGTGLGLSIVQRILDEHQGRIRLSNHPQGGAEVIILLPALSPAGSTGSPPQAQVS; via the coding sequence ATGGGCCTGGTCGCGGCGTGGAGCGAAGGCCTGTCACCGGGTGCCCGCATCTTCCTGATGACGGCGTGCGCGTTCGTGTTGTCGGCGGTGGGTGCATGGGTCGCCCTGCGGGCGCTGACCCGGCGCGAGCAGGAGCTCACCCGGCTGCGGGACCAGGCGGACGACGCGCAGGCGATGAGCGACGCGGTGATGGGCGTCACACCGGTGGGCATCGCGTTCTACGACCGCGACCTGCGCTACGTGCACGTCAACGCCGCGCTCGCCGCGATGAATGGCCTGCCGGTGGAGGCGCACCTGGGCCGCCACGTGTCGGAGGTGCTGCCCGCGCTGGGCACGGAGCTCGCGCCCCGGCTGGCCCGCGCGCTGAGGTCGGACGCGCAGCAACAGGACGTTGGCCTCCAGGTGGAGACGCCCGCGGCGCCCGGCGAGACGCGCTTCTGGTTCGGCAGCTACTCACGCGTGCGTGGCGCGGGCGGCGCGGTGCTGGGCGTCATCGCCGCGCTGTCGGAGGTCACCGAGCGGATGCGCACGGAGGCCTCGCTCCAGGAGCACGAGGGCCGCCTGGACGTGCTCACCCGGTCACTGCCGGACTACCTGTGGGGTGGGAAGCTGCGGGCCGGTGTGTTGCGTGACTTCTACTGCACGCCCGTGGTGGAGCGCACCACCGGCTACCCGGCCAGCTCCTTCATCGGCGAGGGTCCGGAGCGCACACCCTCGCCGCTGTGGGCGGAGATGATCCACCCCGAGGACCGGACGCGCTACCGCGAGTGCATCGAGTCGCTGGCCCTGGCCCCCAGCACGGAGGTGGAGATCGAACACCGCATCATCTGCGCGGACGGGCGCGTGCGCTGGGTGCGCAGCCGCGCCGCGGCCTCCGGGCTGGACGACCGGGGGGGCGTGCACCTGGGCTGTGTCGTCACCGACATCACCGACAGGCGGCTCGCGGAGGACCTGCGCCAGCGGCTGAACGACAGCTTCCGCCGCTCCGCGATGGAGTGGCGCCGCACCTTCGACGCGGTGACCTCGCCGATGCTGGTGCTGAGCGCGGACGGCTTCATCCACCGGATGAACGACGCCGCCCGCGCGTTCTTCGAGGACCAGGACCCCTCCGGGCAGCCGCTGGCCGTGACGATTGGCTCTCCGCCCTGGTCCAGCGCGGCCTCCCTGGTAGAGGAGCTGCGCGTGATGCGCGGCAGCATGAGCCGGCAGGTGCAGGACGCGGCGTCCGGGCGCACCTGGGAGCTGTCCGCCTCCTGGGTGGACGAGCAGGCCAGCGAGGATGCGCGCATCATCCTGGTGGCCGTGGAGATCACCCGGCTGTTGGAGCTCCAGGCCCACGTGCGCCGGAGCGAGACGATGGCCGCGATGGGTGCCATCGTGGCGGGCGTGGCCCACGAGGTGCGCAACCCGCTCTTCTCCATCTCCGCCGTCGTGGACGCGATCGAAGCCACCTCTGGAGCCCAGGCGGAGCTCCAGCCCTACCTGGACGTGCTGCGCGGCGAGGTGCGCCGCCTCACGCACCTCACGCAGGAGCTCTTCGAGTATGGCCGGCCCGCACGGGGCGAGTGGACGGATGGCGCCGTGGGCGCGGTGGTCGCGGACGCCCTGTCCGCCTGCGCGCTCACGAGCGACAAGGCCGCCGTGAAGCTCGAGCGAGCGCTGCCGGACACGCTGCCCCCGGTGCACATGGACGCGCGCCGCCTGTTCCATGTCTTTCGCAACGTGGTGGAGAACGCCGTGCAGCACTCGCCCCAGGGCGCTACCGTGCACGTCACGGCGGAGGCCGTGGAGGAAGCAGGCCGTCCGTGGGTGCGCTGCACCGTCCACGACGGAGGGCCCGGCTTCAAGAACGAGGATCTGCCCCACGTCTTCGAGCCCTTCTTCAGCAAGCGCCGGGGAGGAACCGGCCTGGGCCTGTCCATCGTCCAGCGCATCCTGGATGAGCATCAGGGGCGCATCCGCTTGTCCAATCACCCCCAGGGCGGCGCGGAGGTGATCATCCTGCTGCCCGCCCTTTCCCCCGCCGGAAGCACCGGCTCCCCCCCGCAGGCACAGGTGTCATGA
- a CDS encoding OsmC family protein, translated as MTSASITEYETRLYWQGARGAVLTSDHAPPVPIGCPLGGQEGGPEDGRWAPEALLVGAVEGRTLHAFLDGAREAGVDVLFYQSSATARLVSGSPEQAAQFTDLIVRPHVAVASPREAEDVRELFARLPERCFPSSMLQLTPRIEPVVEVWAHSRAASSGAPVENPAAAGDEADAAVPWESGVRSVEEHADESTDGPTREAGEGTREAHA; from the coding sequence ATGACCTCCGCTTCCATCACCGAGTATGAAACGCGCCTCTACTGGCAGGGAGCCCGGGGGGCGGTGCTGACGAGCGACCACGCGCCCCCTGTCCCGATTGGCTGCCCCCTGGGAGGCCAGGAGGGCGGGCCCGAGGACGGGCGGTGGGCCCCGGAGGCGCTGCTGGTGGGAGCGGTGGAGGGGCGCACGCTGCACGCCTTCCTGGACGGGGCCCGGGAGGCGGGCGTGGACGTCCTCTTCTATCAGAGCTCCGCCACGGCCCGGCTGGTGAGCGGAAGCCCGGAGCAGGCCGCCCAGTTCACCGACCTCATCGTCCGGCCGCATGTCGCCGTGGCCAGCCCACGCGAGGCGGAGGACGTGCGTGAGCTCTTCGCCCGGCTGCCTGAGCGCTGCTTCCCCAGCTCCATGCTCCAGCTCACGCCGCGCATCGAGCCGGTGGTGGAGGTCTGGGCCCACTCCCGTGCCGCGAGCAGCGGGGCACCTGTCGAAAATCCCGCAGCTGCCGGCGACGAGGCCGACGCGGCGGTTCCCTGGGAGAGCGGCGTGCGCAGTGTGGAGGAGCATGCCGACGAATCCACAGACGGACCCACCCGCGAAGCCGGTGAAGGAACCCGAGAAGCCCACGCCTGA